The following proteins are encoded in a genomic region of Salminus brasiliensis chromosome 25, fSalBra1.hap2, whole genome shotgun sequence:
- the LOC140548297 gene encoding CD276 antigen homolog, translating into MIDKVFLQEIKAVVGDSVILPCSHSDEALKDTVTVFWRYRDSKIVYDIIMGEQWIIEQESAFRDRVESFPDEWRNGNFSIRLSDVRESDEGPYTCFIPALRHQTPLHLRVEEELRSRDVKPSLENLLLFPAALL; encoded by the exons atgatagacAAAG TGTTTCTGCAGGAGATCAAAGCTGTAGTTGGAGACTCCGTCATCCTGCCCTGTTCACACAGTGATGAGGCTCTGAAGGACACAGTGACGGTGTTCTGGAGGTACAGAGACAGTAAGATAGTGTACGACATAATCATGGGCGAACAATGGATAATAGAGCAGGAGTCAGCGTTCAGAGACAGAGTGGAGAGTTTTCCAGACGAGTGGAGAAACGGCAACTTCTCCATCAGACTGAGCGATGTGAGGGAGTCTGATGAAGGACCGTACACCTGCTTCATTCCAGCTCTCCGCCATCAAACACCCCTACATCTCAGAGTTGAAGAAGAGCTGCGGAGTCGAGACGTTAAACCGAGTCTGGAGAACCTCCTGCTGTTCCCTGCAGCTCTGCTGTGA